A genomic window from Salvia hispanica cultivar TCC Black 2014 chromosome 5, UniMelb_Shisp_WGS_1.0, whole genome shotgun sequence includes:
- the LOC125187323 gene encoding 65-kDa microtubule-associated protein 3-like — protein MSEGENKMLTLTETTCGTLLNELQIIWEEVGESNTEKDRMLLEIERECLEVYRRKVDQANKCRAQLRQAIADAEAELAAICSSIGEPPVHIRQSDKSTGSLKAELRAILPQIEEMRKRKSDRKNQFIEVNGEIQSIKNEIYGGGYASKDVAVNETDLSLRKLEELHIELQELQNEKCERLKHVHERLNYLYLGCSVLGLDFKQTVSEIHPSLGEPEGSKDISNGTIEQLRTAMQRMQEVKIQRMQQLRDLASSLLELWNLMDTPIEEQQIFQKVTCNIAASEDEITEPGMLSADFINYVKAEVSRLEELKVSKMKELVFKKRGELEDICRKTHLIPDSDNPVDLAIEAVESGAIDASCVLEQIELQISKVREEALNRKDILERVEKWMAACDEESWLEEYNRDDNRYSAVRGAHLILKRAEKARVLVNKLPAMVETLASKITAWEKENGVYFTYDGVRLLSMLEDYMTLRQEKELERKRQREQKKLHGQLLTEQEALYGSKPSPMKNQSAKKGARLSCGGAATSRRLSLGGNMLQTPRHDMPPPAKATPVTRNAKKSERVTNDSLKEDGFQTLSTGRRGLDLAGLPASQHSLNLLNGREIESSMTRKPFSPISSTDSSRSNATNILGDLNQKHNDMRPKMLTSNNSTPFSTPSKMISAAEVENRMPQAMATPVPSTPSTLSIPMHLAMTPMQKPLPSATLQMAITPAKSVNEEIEYSFEEKRAGFVLPRSHLVNLMQVL, from the exons ATGTCAGAAGGTGAAAACAAGATGCTTACCCTAACGGAAACAACATGTGGTACTCTTCTGAATGAATTGCAG ATAATATGGGAGGAGGTTGGGGAATCTAATACTGAAAAAGACAGAATGTTGCTTGAGATAGAACGAGAATGTTTAGAGGTGTACAGGAGAAAAGTAGATCAGGCAAACAAGTGTAGGGCTCAACTGAGGCAAGCAATTGCTGATGCTGAGGCCGAGCTTGCTGCCATCTGCTCTTCCATAGGTGAGCCTCCCGTACACATAAGACAG TCTGATAAAAGCACTGGAAGCTTGAAAGCTGAGCTGAGAGCAATACTTCCACAAATAGAAGAGATGAGAAAGAGGAAATCTGATAGGAAAAACCAATTTATAGAGGTGAATGGTGAGATACAGAGTATCAAGAATGAAATATATGGTGGAGGTTATGCTTCGAAGGATGTGGCAGTGAATGAAACTGATTTATCATTGAGAAAGCTTGAAGAGTTGCATATTGAACTGCAGGAACTCCAAAATGAAAAG TGTGAACGTCTGAAGCATGTTCATGAACGCCTGAATTATTTGTACCTGGGCTGCTCAGTGCTTGGTTTGGATTTTAAGCAAACTGTCAGTGAGATTCATCCAAGTCTAGGGGAACCTGAAGGTTCAAAAGACATCAGCAATGGTACCATTGAACAATTGAGGACTGCTATGCAAAGAATGCAGGAGGTTAAAATACAGAGAATGCAGCAG TTACGAGATCTAGCATCTTCGTTACTCGAGCTTTGGAACTTGATGGATACACCAATTGAAGAGCAACAGATTTTTCAGAAAGTTACCTGTAATATTGCTGCTTCAGAAGATGAAATAACAGAGCCTGGCATGCTTTCTGCCGACTTTATCAACTAT GTCAAGGCTGAAGTTTCACGACTGGAGGAGCTAAAAGTAAGCAAAATGAAGGAGCTTGTTTTTAAAAAGAGGGGAGAGCTTGAAGATATTTGTAGGAAAACACATTTAATTCCAGACTCAGATAATCCAGTAGATTTGGCTATAGAAGCTGTTGAATCTG GAGCCATTGATGCCTCTTGTGTTCTGGAACAAATTGAGCTCCAAATATCTAAAGTTAGAGAAGAGGCTCTAAACAGGAAAGACATTCTTGAAAGGGTTGAGAAGTGGATGGCTGCATGTGATGAGGAGAGCTGGCTTGAGGAGTATAATAGG GATGACAATCGCTATAGTGCTGTGAGAGGTGCCCATCTTATTCTGAAACGTGCTGAAAAAGCTCGTGTTCTAGTCAACAAACTACCTG CAATGGTGGAGACATTGGCTTCAAAGATTACTGCATGGGAAAAAGAGAACGGAGTCTATTTTACCTATGATGGT GTTCGCCTGCTTTCTATGCTTGAAGATTACATGACTTTGCGgcaagaaaaagaattagaGCGCAAAAGGCAGAGG GAACAGAAGAAACTTCACGGGCAGTTACTTACTGAGCAGGAGGCTCTTTATGGTTCCAAACCAAGTCCTATGAAGAACCAGAGTGCAAAGAAAGGCGCTAGATTGTCATGTGGTGGTGCTGCGACGAGCAGAAGACTTTCTCTTGGTGGAAATATGCTGCAGACTCCTAGGCATGATATGCCTCCTCCAGCAAAGGCTACTCCTGTTACTCGCAATGCCAAAAAGAGTGAACGTGTAACTAATGACTCTCTTAAGGAGGACGGATTTCAAACTCTCTCTACTG GGAGGAGAGGTTTGGACTTGGCTGGTCTTCCTGCAAGCCAGCACTCTCTCAACTTGCTAAATGGTCGAGAAATAGAGTCATCCATGACTCGAAAGCCTTTCTCTCCCATTTCTTCCACAGACTCATCAAGGTCGAATGCCACAAATATTTTAGGTGACCTGAACCAGAAACACAATGACATGAGGCCAAAGATGCTCACAAGTAACAACAGCACACCATTCAGCACTCCTTCTAAGATGATTTCAGCAGCCGAAGTAGAGAACAGAATGCCTCAAGCGATGGCAACCCCAGTACCCTCGACACCCTCAACATTGTCCATCCCAATGCATCTGGCTATGACGCCAATGCAGAAGCCCCTACCATCGGCAACACTGCAAATGGCCATCACACCGGCTAAGTCAGTCAATGAGGAGATAGAGTACTCGTTTGAGGAGAAGAGAGCCGGATTTGTGCTGCCTAGATCACATCTAGTGAACTTGATGCAAGTATTGTAA
- the LOC125187708 gene encoding probable pectinesterase/pectinesterase inhibitor 46 → MASLNPYGKLNEAEQERLVARRKTRRRITIIALSSMVLVAVVVATAVSVTQTRDNGSKKSPTVSTSLKASCATTLYPDSCYTSLSPLVKSRNVTPQDLYKLSLQVSIDELSKASTAFLDDAVKSLNITDKKTLAAVDCCHELFVLALDHLNDSISAAAGLHDLRTWLSSAGTYQQTCIDELSASSDVLSSLAEKHLRNSTEFTSNTLAFLTAAEESIDALGGIGRRRLMSASPGEWLSFRDRRLLQTPSAKLKFDAVVAKDGSGDHKTIAAALKKVPEKSKKRFVIYVKKGVYVENVKIEKKMWNVMMVGDGKDATIVSGGLNFIDGTPTFQTATFAVTGKGFIARDMGFVNTAGANKHQAVALMSTADQSVFYRCKMDAFQDTLYPHSNRQFYRECDIYGTVDFIFGNSAVVIQNCNIMPKLPMQGQQNTITAQGKIDPNQNTGISIQNCIIRPAANLSGVNNFLGRPWKNYSTTVFLQNKMEGFIDPKGWLPWVGTSAPDTIFYAEYGNWGPGAVTKKRVNWKGLKLNLDAKQVNKFTVDKFVNKDKWIKDTGVTYKSGL, encoded by the exons atGGCCAGCCTCAACCCCTACGGCAAGCTGAACGAGGCCGAGCAAGAAAGGCTGGTGGCGCGTCGCAAAACGCGGCGACGCATCACCATCATCGCCCTATCCAGCATGGTCCTCGTGGCCGTCGTGGTGGCCACCGCCGTCAGCGTCACTCAAACCCGAGACAACGGAAGCAAGAAGTCCCCCACCGTGTCCACCTCCCTCAAGGCCTCCTGCGCCACCACACTCTACCCAGACTCCTGCTACACCAGCCTCTCCCCTCTCGTGAAATCCCGCAACGTCACCCCTCAAGACCTCTACAAACTCTCCCTCCAAGTCTCCATCGACGAGCTCTCCAAAGCCTCCACCGCCTTCCTCGACGACGCGGTGAAGTCCCTCAACATCACCGACAAAAAAACCCTCGCCGCCGTCGACTGCTGCCACGAGCTCTTCGTCCTGGCGCTCGACCACCTCAACGACTCcatctccgccgccgccgggcTCCACGACCTCCGCACGTGGCTGAGCTCCGCGGGGACGTATCAGCAGACGTGCATAGACGAGCTCAGCGCCTCCTCCGATGTGCTCAGCTCCCTCGCGGAGAAGCATCTCAGGAACTCCACGGAGTTCACCAGCAACACCCTGGCCTTCCTCACCGCCGCCGAGGAATCCATCGACGCGCTCGGCGGCATAGGGAGGCGCCGCCTCATGAGCGCCTCCCCCGGGGAGTGGCTGTCTTTTAGGGACCGGAGGCTGCTTCAGACGCCAAGCGCGAAATTGAAGTTCGACGCGGTGGTGGCTAAAGACGGGAGCGGGGACCACAAGACGATCGCGGCGGCGCTGAAGAAGGTGCCGGAGAAGAGTAAGAAGAGGTTTGTTATATACGTGAAGAAGGGTGTTTATGTTGAGAATGTGAAGATCGAGAAGAAGATGTGGAATGTTATGATGGTTGGTGATGGCAAGGATGCTACTATTGTCTCCGGCGGCCTCAATTTTATCGATGGAACTCCTACTTTTCAGACGGCCACCTTTG ctGTGACCGGGAAAGGATTCATCGCACGAGACATGGGGTTCGTGAACACGGCCGGGGCAAACAAGCATCAAGCCGTGGCCCTGATGTCGACGGCCGACCAATCGGTCTTCTATCGCTGCAAAATGGATGCGTTCCAAGACACGCTCTACCCGCACTCGAACCGCCAATTCTACCGCGAATGCGACATCTACGGCACTGTGGACTTCATATTCGGAAACTCCGCGGTTGTGATTCAAAACTGCAACATTATGCCAAAGTTACCCATGCAAGGCCAACAAAACACCATCACCGCGCAGGGCAAGATCGACCCCAACCAAAACACGGGCATATCCATCCAAAACTGCATCATTAGGCCCGCGGCCAACCTCTCTGGGGTCAACAACTTCTTAGGCCGGCCGTGGAAAAATTATTCCACGACCGTTTTCTTGCAGAATAAGATGGAAGGCTTCATCGACCCGAAAGGGTGGCTCCCGTGGGTTGGCACCTCGGCCCCCGATACCATCTTCTATGCCGAGTACGGAAACTGGGGGCCGGGAGCCGTCACCAAGAAGAGGGTTAATTGGAAGGGTTTGAAGCTCAACCTTGATGCAAAACAAGTGAACAAGTTTACGGTTGATAAATTTGTCAATAAGGACAAATGGATTAAAGACACAGGTGTTACCTACAAATCGGGACTTTGA